A portion of the Oncorhynchus gorbuscha isolate QuinsamMale2020 ecotype Even-year linkage group LG07, OgorEven_v1.0, whole genome shotgun sequence genome contains these proteins:
- the LOC124040337 gene encoding metal transporter CNNM1-like, producing the protein MSLCSLFSMMAADAAVASSSPHRISPHPYRQLSFHLFTLISLLFFLPAQAKGLLGVRPEDTKAGELSVQDGLLQATEGTRFMLRVYYAASSVTQRANNHSGSRRPEAAAAAAAPWIAFIEEPGGERKRGEGERLVPPKQNPCVDEHARSSDIELLGSFRSASSHNSVLVELLAKDLRKDERIKYYTMCAFDGVKWEHFSTRDFWLAVVERPPHADVWLQLGVSVMLLGLSALCSGLNISMLAMDPVELRVLQNSGTEKEQKYAHKIESVRKHGNYILCTVVLGNVLTNTCFVVWMCRIIGMTPTSLATCTFGIFFIGEILPHSVASRHSLAIASKTIWATRLLMLVSFPISYPVSKLLDIMLHQEISNFYTREKLVAMLRVTDPYHDLVKEELNIIQGALELRTKTVEQVHTPLADCYMLSSDAVLDFCTMSDVMQSGFTRIPVYENDRSIIVDILFVKDLAFVDPDDCTPLKTITQFYKHPMHCVFRDTKLDVMLEEFKRGKSHLAIVHRVNSEGEGDPFYEVLGIVTLEDVIEEIIKSEIVDETDLYR; encoded by the exons ATGTCCCTCTGTAGTTTATTCAGCATGATGGCTGCTGATGCTGCGGTAGCTTCCTCCTCACCTCATCGCATCTCACCTCATCCCTACCGCCAGCTGTCGTTTCACCTCTTCACCCTTAtcagcctcctcttctttctcccagCCCAGGCGAAGGGATTGCTTGGCGTCCGCCCAGAGGACACTAAAGCCGGGGAGCTGTCAGTGCAGGACGGGCTGCTCCAGGCGACCGAGGGTACGCGCTTCATGCTGCGGGTTTACTACGCAGCATCCTCGGTTACACAGAGAGCCAACAACCACTCTGGGAGTAGGAGACCAGAAGCTGCCGCTGCCGCTGCCGCACCATGGATCGCCTTCATAGAAGAACCAGGTGGGGAGCGAAagcgaggggagggggagagactg GTCCCTCCCAAACAGAACCCGTGCGTGGACGAGCATGCTCGGAGTTCTGACATCGAGCTCCTGGGTTCCTTCAGGTCTGCGTCCAGCCACAACTCTGTTCTAG TGGAGCTGCTCGCCAAAGACCTGCGCAAAGATGAGCGGATCAAATACTACACCATGTGCGCGTTTGACGGGGTGAAGTGGGAGCATTTCAGCACCAGAGACTTCTGGCTAGCCGTGGTGGAGCGACCCCCGCATGCGGATGTGTGGCTCCAGTTGGGGGTGTCGGTGATGCTACTGGGGCTCTCTGCGCTCTGCAGCGGGCTGAACATCAGTATGCTAGCCATGGATCCCGTCGAGCTCCGTGTTCTCCAAAACAGCGGCACCGAGAAGGAACAAAAATACGCACACAAGATCGAATCCGTGCGTAAACATGGCAACTACATCCTGTGTACTGTGGTACTCGGAAACGTGCTGACCAACACCTGTTTCGTGGTGTGGATGTGCCGGATTATAGGGATGACTCCCACCTCCCTTGCTACCTGCACTTTCGGGATTTTCTTCATAGGAGAGATTCTGCCTCACTCTGTGGCGTCCAGACACAGCCTAGCCATCGCCTCCAAAACCATCTGGGCCACCCGGCTTCTAATGctggtctccttccccatctCCTACCCCGTCTCCAAGCTCCTAGACATCATGCTTCACCAGGAGATCAGTAACTTCTACACCAGAGAGAAACTGGTGGCCATGCTGCGCGTCACAGACCCCTACCACGATCTGGTCAAAGAGGAACTCAACATCATCCAGGGCGCCCTGGAGTTACGCACCAAGACCGTAGAACAAGTTCACACCCCTCTGGCGGACTGTTATATGCTCTCCTCAGAtgctgttctagacttctgtacTATGTCTGACGTCATGCAGAGTGGGTTCACCCGGATCCCGGTCTATGAGAACGACAGGTCCATCATCGTTGATATCCTGTTCGTCAAAGACCTGGCATTCGTGGACCCGGATGACTGCACCCCGCTGAAGACCATCACCCAGTTCTACAAACACCCCATGCACTGTGTGTTCAGAGACACCAAACTGGATGTAATGCTGGAGGAGTTCAAGAGAG